In one window of Macrobrachium rosenbergii isolate ZJJX-2024 chromosome 27, ASM4041242v1, whole genome shotgun sequence DNA:
- the LOC136853321 gene encoding arylsulfatase B-like yields MSAKQLSQKKPHVILIVADDLGWNDVSWNNPSVVMPHMNDLAKNGVILNQSYVQPTCTPTRTALLTGKYPFRFGLQKGVIAATEPRGVPLQAKMLPKFLKKTGYETHAIGKWHLGFCSWDYTPTKRGFDTFYGFYNGAEDYYRHTRSIAGNPKRLAEKRSHSDGFLDLRNNTTPDGTKKGIYSTHLFASVAEDILRSRKSQDPMFMYLAFQSVHTPLQVPRNYSQVYRHIRDKDRRTYLGMVTAMDEAVGRIVKALKRTGHYKNSVIIFTTDNGGSTKNGASNWPLRGRKSSLWEGGVRGAAFIHSPFLPNPGTVNNQLYYAADWFRTIVDITGSPSPKVDGIGQWDAIAGLSESARKKIIFNMYNFKAFKACIRSNNKEWLQKQFVSGLT; encoded by the exons ATGTCGGCCAAACAATTATCACAGAAGAAACCTCACGTCATTCTCATAGTAGCAGATGACTTGG GCTGGAATGACGTGTCCTGGAACAACCCCAGTGTTGTCATGCCTCACATGAACGACCTAGCCAAGAATGGGGTGATACTGAACCAATCTTACGTTCAGCCAACATGCACACCTACCAGAACGGCGCTTCTGACAGGGAAGTACCCGTTCAGATTTGGACTTCAG AAGGGTGTCATAGCAGCCACAGAGCCGAGAGGAGTGCCGCTACAGGCGAAGATGCTGCCGAAGTTTCTGAAGAAGACTGGCTATGAGACCCACGCGATTGGAAA ATGGCACCTAGGATTTTGTTCATGGGACTATACCCCTACAAAGAGAGGATTTGACACCTTCTACGGATTCTACAACGGGGCTGAAGACTACTACAGACACACGAGGTCTATTGCTGGGAACCCAAAAAGACTAGCTGAAAAAA GATCACACAGCGACGGATTCTTAGACTTGAGAAACAATACGACCCCTGATGGAACGAAAAAAGGAATTTACTCTACA CATCTGTTCGCGTCGGTCGCTGAAGATATCTTGAGATCGCGCAAGTCCCAGGATCCCATGTTCATGTACCTAGCCTTCCAGAGCGTCCACACCCCACTGCAGGTTCCTCGAAATTATTCCCAAGTCTACAGGCACATCAGAGACAAAGATCGGAGGACGTATCTTG GGATGGTGACTGCCATGGATGAAGCAGTGGGAAGGATTGTCAAAGCACTCAAGAGAACTGGCCATTACAAGAACTCTGTCATCATCTTCACAACAGAT AATGGAGGTTCCACCAAGAACGGGGCGAGCAACTGGCCACTTCGCGGAAGGAAATCTAGCTTGTGGGAGGGGGGAGTGAGGGGGGCTGCCTTCATTCACTCTCCATTTCTACCAAATCCAGGGACTGTTAATAATCA ACTGTACTATGCTGCGGACTGGTTCAGGACAATCGTAGACATCACCGGTAGTCCCAGCCCTAAAGTGGATGGCATCGGTCAGTGGGATGCCATCGCAGGCCTCTCTGAATCAGCAAGAAAGAAGATTATCTTCAACATGTACAATTTTAAAGCATTCAAAGCCTGCATTCG GTCTAACAACAAGGAATGGCTTCAGAAACAGTTCGTTTCAGGATTGACCTAG
- the LOC136853566 gene encoding uncharacterized protein, whose translation MLVGHITGGTWAPPAGSPNRSNHSAGNKVDRPAWLNNRLPTIFSGRNNDELKGGGYTFNDTYEGGGGYTFNDTYEDISKELFTDAYGGFSPNDTANSQDDNSQEFTSRNFELPQEIMRVGKQANGNSYILWRVLKKHPMLKWQPKVLEILSQQMRDFTKIRLFNIKDDPEERNELSTTQVNRLHTMLNYLSRQLRHMVSVPVKRNTRVANPKYWNEVWSPGWCQATF comes from the exons ATGCTGGTTGGACACATCACTGGAGGTACCTGGGCACCGCCTGCGGGCAGTCCAAACAGATCCAATCACAGTGCTGGCAACAAAGTTGACAGACCAGCTTGGCTAAACAACAGGCTTCCAACCATTTTTTCAGGAAGAAATAATGATGAACTCAAAGGTGGAGGATATACCTTCAATGATACTTATGAAGGCGGTGGCGGATATACCTTCAATGATACTTATGAAGACATCTCCAAAGAACTGTTCACTGACGCATATGGTGGTTTTTCTCCTAATGACACTGCCAATTCACAAGATGATAATTCGCAGGAATTCACGTCCAGAAACTTTGAGCTACCTCAGGAGATTATGAGAGTAGGAAAACAGGCAAATGGAAATTCTTACATTCTATGGAGAGTCCTCAAGAAACATCCTATGCTCAAGTGGCAGCCCAAAGTTTTGGAGATTTTAAGTCAGCAGATGAGAGACTTTACCAAGATCAGACTTTTCAATATTAAAG ATGATCCTGAGGAAAGAAACGAGCTATCAACAACACAGGTCAACAGACTCCACACAATGCTGAACTACTTGTCAAGACAACTTCGGCACATGGTAAGCGTGCCAGTGAAAAGGAACACACGAGTGGCAAATCCAAAATACTGGAATGAAGTGTGGTCACCTGGTTGGTGTCAGGCAACATTTTAA